TCACTACACTTGCCATGGTAATTGATCAAAGAATCTTGTTTTCCTGAAGCTGCAGCACCATTAGTTTCTTTAACTTCACAAAATTCAAAGCCGGCCTTTGCATCTCTCAGAGTTACCTTTGTGTCCTTATTAAGTGAAGCCAACAAATCTAGTGCTATTGGATTTTCTTCAGTAGGGCTCAACAACTTCTCTTTGACCTTTGACTCACAAATTGAGTCAGGGAAATTAGATTCATTGCAACTCTGAGAACTTCCTGATGCTTCCTTCAATGATGTTCTATTTCTAAGCACCTTATGATGAGGAAAGAGTCTTGCTTCAAGTTCCTCTTTGTTCAAGCCCTTAACTGAACCCTTCACCTGATCTGCTttctcatttttattcttcccaaATACCTCATTCTCCCCACCATCATTTCCACTGATTTTGGATGAATCACCTCCTACATGTCCAATTGCCTTCTCAATCCCTGAAATCTTGTCCTGAATATCTGAAAGTATCACCTTGGATGCATCTGGATTATTCATATCCAACATCTCCTTTGTCCTCTTAATGTCAGATGCGATCCTCTTCACCTTCCCTTCTAGAAATGCAAGCTTCTCATGAAGCTTGCTCGAATATTTAACACCAGGCTTGCTATCAGTACTCTCTTCAAtcgagtacttctccaaaactctagctttGCTACCAGTTCTCTCACCTGACTCTTTTTGACAATCAAATTTATCAGACCCAGATTTATCTGTGCATAACTTATCTATTTTAACACCTTTTGGGATTTTGGAGACTAAATTTGAACCAGCAACATCATCAACCTTACTTGATTTTATGGAGCTCGAGGTTAAATTAACCCCTTTGTTATAATTACCATTCAAAGCCCTATATCCACTTGAATTCTTCTCATTTTCCTCTGCTTTCACAACATTTCGTTCACAAAATTCACTCTTCTTCCCTAATTCAGCACCAAATCCACTATTTTCTTTACAATCTCTAAAAACTCTAGTCCCAGTCTTTTTCCCTGCACTCGACACCATACGCCTATCACTATCTCCCTTAGAAACCCTAGAATCTCTAAAAACCCTAATGAACTCAGAAGGGCTTGAACTCCTACCTCGGGGCACCGATGACGCAGACCATCTTACGCGCCCTTCACTGTCACTCCCCGGAACAACAGCAGCGGCAGCCTTGTCGACACGAGGCACTGACCGGATCGTGGGCTTCTGGGCCCGAGAATTAAGTCTGAGATTCTCTTTACCGGAGAGTGATTTTCTGAGAGCGGAACCTGGGTTTGGTTCCGAGGTTGGAATTGGGGCAAGGGTTTTCGTGGATGTTAGAACGGCAGAGGTTTTGGCTCCGGCGCCGTTACGATCCTTGAGCCTGCGAGCCGATTGAGCTGACATGAggcttttgatagattaattagaCAATAATTGAAGACTTgggcatttgaattgattgagGAGAGAATAGTTAGTGGATATAAATGAGAAATAAATCAAtgcaattattaatttaaaattgtaGGGTTTAATTTTTTGGGCGGGAATGGATCTCGTTTTGAGttctaaaaaaagaaaaaaaaaaattagccatTTGGGCTGGGCTCTTAATAGAATTCCTCTGATAAAGCGAGATTTTACGATTTAGTACCTGTATATTGTCATTATTAATAAGTTTGTCCTAACATTTTTTAAAAACTCATTAAAAGATCCTAACATTTGCCTCCAACTCCATTAACTCAATGGTTTTTCCTTTTCCATCCATTTTTAAACAGATTTGCTATTAGAATTTTATAAAATGGCTTAAATGCCCTTTAATTTAGGAATAGTAATGGAGTCCCCACCCCATAAAAGCTTGGGTTAGGGTGGAGATTTTCTACGGAAGAGTAGGGCAAGACAAATTTTCCATGGAGACttgtctttttattttaatttattattatataatatattgacaaaaaaaatattattatataatataaatttatttataaaaaaataaattataaattaaaaatataagttttaaactttattttaataacatatttatattttattaaaattataatatttaaatatataaaaataaattatttttaataaaaataaaaatatattaatatgaaAAGGGTTATGGGGACTCGAAGCGAGGAAACCTTTACAACatcgaaatcaaagaaaattagTCACATGCGAAGTTAGTTGGATTaaattgtcaagtgagccggAATAGCCTttctctctgagttgaacgctcactcttgttcatctattttttcagaCTACAAGagaattatttgttgtggctaacctggtcttcttcttcgcaggtttattaatagtatttaatatattttatacaattaagttaaattttAGATTCCGCATGTATtaaaagcacttatttttattttgggcctgtattataaaaattatgttggacctgtaaaattattaattatatgcatgatgggattggatgagagagcagacctcctatttgagttatgacattttgattatgtggagggtgagctgaactcccaaatttattatatattatgtttacagaTCGGGCGAGTCAAAATCTCCCCGTTGAATGGTTCATTTTATGATCAGATTttatccggttgaattcttgaaattgggcccaaatgggccttagaattgtgttgataaatagttaagcttactacgggtctcgagaGTAAGCTGACCCAGGTTCTTATGCTGGTTCGACATATAGATTAGGTCGTGACACCCCCTTATTCAAAATTTTCGTATCATGTTGATAACTATTTAGTGGACATAGTTTACAataacataataaatttcaacttTCTCTGTTGGATTCGACGACTTGAAACTGGATTTCTCCCCCTGTTTTAAAACACAATGCCACTAGcaagagatgaaaaaaaaaattgaaatttatccCACTTTCATCAACGCAAGGAGATGTTGCTGCTAGATGTTATGGTCCTGGGGCACCGTGATTTTTCTCTATGGCTATTGTCTTTATTTGCAACATTGCCCAAATGCTTTTAATAAGTTTTCCTGCGTCATCTTCTATGGGGATTGAGGAATCCTTGTTTCGAGCTTATTTATCATGCAACTTTCCAATTCTGATGAGACAACTTAGATCCACATGGTGCAAGAGTAGTCGatgatgacaaaaaaaaaaaaaaaattgaaaaaataaaaatgatttttGGTTCCTATGCTGTTgtcattggttttttttttttttttctcctttaatGTTTCAAACGGAAGATATTCAAGTTATTGGATGATCTTGAGCTGGATTGACTCCTCATGCGAACCCAGGAATAATATTTTAGAGCCATGAGGAACCATTGTAGAGCATTCACTGTGATTTGTTATGAGACTGAACCACAAAATTGCGGCTGCTAGTAATGAGGATTTGAGGCAGTAGTCGAGGAAGACAAAGAAGATGAGAGCAGGAGACAAAAAATTGTGAGAGTTAGGTTTTTCTTTTTACAGGGATTGAGGAAAGGCAGCTTTGGATTTAAAAAATTCTCTCCCTTTTGACTAAGTTTTTAATTGGAATAACAGGCTGAAAATGAATGGGAAGACCTTTGAGTTAACAGAGGCAAACATTAATGatcttttaataaattttttaaaatatgaggacgaatttattaataataacaatatgtaagaattaaatcataaat
The Hevea brasiliensis isolate MT/VB/25A 57/8 chromosome 15, ASM3005281v1, whole genome shotgun sequence genome window above contains:
- the LOC110655565 gene encoding KIN14B-interacting protein At4g14310-like; amino-acid sequence: MSAQSARRLKDRNGAGAKTSAVLTSTKTLAPIPTSEPNPGSALRKSLSGKENLRLNSRAQKPTIRSVPRVDKAAAAVVPGSDSEGRVRWSASSVPRGRSSSPSEFIRVFRDSRVSKGDSDRRMVSSAGKKTGTRVFRDCKENSGFGAELGKKSEFCERNVVKAEENEKNSSGYRALNGNYNKGVNLTSSSIKSSKVDDVAGSNLVSKIPKGVKIDKLCTDKSGSDKFDCQKESGERTGSKARVLEKYSIEESTDSKPGVKYSSKLHEKLAFLEGKVKRIASDIKRTKEMLDMNNPDASKVILSDIQDKISGIEKAIGHVGGDSSKISGNDGGENEVFGKNKNEKADQVKGSVKGLNKEELEARLFPHHKVLRNRTSLKEASGSSQSCNESNFPDSICESKVKEKLLSPTEENPIALDLLASLNKDTKVTLRDAKAGFEFCEVKETNGAAASGKQDSLINYHGKCSEELDLTTDETLDEFDDQENRQAVVICEETEDTSVYQVKQISSRNSTGGWFVSEGESVLLAHDDGSCSFYDIANCEEKAVYKPPEGVSPNIWGDCWIIRAPSADGCSGRYVVAASAGNTLDSGFCSWDFYTKDVRASHVEDGETTTSRTILGPIPCNTACRRRNALSGMSLPETRQWWYRPCGPLIVSTASSQRVVKIFDIRDGEQVMKWEVQKPVLAMDNSSPLQWRNRGKVVIAQSETISVWDVNSLNQQSLLSISLSGQKISALHVINTDAELGGGVRQRVTSAEAEGNDGVFCTPDAVNVLDFRLPSGVGLKIPKIGVSAQSMFTRGDSIYIGCTNTRSAGKKEPCSHVQQFSLRKQRIVSTYSMPESNTHSHYSAITQVWGNSEFVMCVCGLGLFVFDALKDDSLHSSAVDYGSTQKVKDVIGPDDMYSPTFDYLASRVLLISRDRPALWRHL